The segment AGCCAAAATCAACCCTAATTCATGCAAAATTCATGCTATGCAAATACAACCATTTCACTTACTCAAATGTATACCAAAACAAACCATCTCACAAGGCATTATAAACATCTTAAAAAAGTTATTAACAACCATTTCAAATAGCCAAACACatatcaatattaacatcatttacaagccaaatctcatggctgtaatcacaaccaaaatgccacatctagcctatacatgccaaataccataaatgtataatccaaaagtaccaacttataTGTTTGATCGTGCGATGATGTTCCCAACGACTACCGGATCCTAGCTAGCCTTAATTcactataaaatatagaaaaataacacgaagtCAGCTTCataacttagtaagctcatatgtgaATAACTTGATTCATCGAATAAATGCAAATCAACCAATTACACGTGACAAAATCATATACACATTAACTATACCATGACAAAACCAATTACACATGAgttgcaacgattacaaaaatatagaaatcatcaaaaatcgagctcaaaacacttaccTATTAAGCTATGAAGATGTTGAACCCTAATATGCATAAAAATGGTGTTTTTCATCTTGGAATTTCGGCAATGGCAAAGAGGATGAACAAAAATcatgttttgttatatttttattaacttaattacataattacttatttacccttaatgaataaacataaaaatttataatgcatgttcattaatgtccattaacactatcaatggtctaatatcatcataaggactttaaatttaattaatcatagcaattaaacacttttaacaaatagaatgcaacttttgcattttacgcgatttaatcttttttatcaaattaaccaaccaatcgataaaattagctcacgaaattttcacacatatcaaataacatgctgtaaataccgaaaataatattaaaataattttttgacatcagatttgtggttctgaaaccactgttccgatttagctaaaattgggttgttacatataGCCCtataaaacgacgtcattttgggctTAAGTTTCGGACGCCAAAATAGCGTCATATTGAAGCGTGACCCGAGATCTAACCCGAACCATGCAGGATCCAAGCGTTTTTGACATGGGGGCTATTTATTCTTTTGGTCCTTCCGCCTTCGCAGCtcgtttcaatttagtccatttcctttttagtttttttattttttccctaCAATTTTAACTTGTTTATGAATTGGTCCCTTGACTCAGCGCCGATCCTATGGGGAATGACGAGTGCCCTTGAGTTTGGGACAATTTCCCATTTAGTCCCTGTTTCTTTTCGCGCATTTTATTTTGGTCTTTTATTCTGTTTTattacttaattaatttatttctttataattttcacttttaattttgattttaatttcaattcaatccttattttatcttattttaccCTTTATGGacctttttatattatattatatttttattattatctccTTACCCTTTTAAACATTcaaaatttatgttatttaaattctCCTTTTActgtactttttatttttaatcattattATCACTATAATTATTTGTTATTCATAttaatattatgattattgctattattattataaattgacATTTTCATCATTATGGTTGCATTATTATTACTCACTAGCATAGCatctttattttatcttttatttatttgttcattTTTGATGTATTTATTTGCGTATCATTTTAATATCATCATTTCCTTTTTACCCATTACTatattatttcaattttgccaACATACATACTGTATATCGTATTAACACATATTCATCCATTTTATTATTAGGCTTAGGTAAACTAAAAAGTATatcgttttttttaaaaaaaaaaagagttgcaTTTACTTTACCTAACGAATAAGAAATGTTAAAAAACTAAGGCAAGGTTCGTTATTTTTTGGAATTAGGGGAGCTGTGCTCCTAATTTTCGGAATATGACTTCTTTCTAAAACCGAAGTAATTgaatatctctttttttttttaaaaaaaaatctaagtaATGATCGAGGATTTAAAACATCGTGTCCTAACTCACAAGGTATGATCTTTTCTCCTCGATTAACTTGAAATAAGACATTTGCGTGAAGATTGATTTAGGAAAGCgatatttcaataaataaaaaaacatcatgaaaagagggattgtattttgaattttcttcaaatttttaattcttGACACTAAGACatcaattaatcaattaggtatcaaTTTAGGGTATTATAAGGGTGTTAATCCtttctcgtgcgtaaccgactcctgaatccattttctagattttgtaaaccaaaatcatcgttttagtaaatctaaacttttatcaaaataatcaaattataagatACTCCGATCACACTTAGTAAAAAAAATTGGTGGCaacacttatttttattttttaaaaataaaagtagatGTAATCTTATATCCTGTGAAGCATACAAGTATTATTCCATCTCTACACCTCATTTTAATTGCGTAATTATTTTCatctttacattattattattattattattattattattattattattattattattattagcaatGTTGAAATTGTTGTGGTCTTGCCGAGAGGGGAAGCAGTGCAAGAAACAGTTGCAATGATTAATTTGATGACATATTTTTATTGCCCATATGCTGCACAATTTATGTTCTAAATATGGAATAAGCCATGTCATTGCCAGCAACAAACAAACTCTAAACGTTCAACCCACATTGTTTCAACCTTCATTTATACGTTTTCATTTTTGTTATTCTCCTTACATTTTGGctggatttaatttttttttttttattataaagaaGCTTATACTTTGGCGAATAGATAACATCCtgcaatttttatataaaataatttgatcCAAATTTAATCCCATTCATTTGATTTTAATATCTAATTATTGTTATCACTAGACAAATCTAAAAATCATTTGGAGTAGTCCAACCTTACTCGTCTTCTTaatcaataataaaatatattattttacttaaatttaattaaaatatatacatattaatatatttattttatttttaataataaataaattaaaaaattaactcAAGTCAAATTTAAATAAACACTTTAGAACTTTTTTCAAAAATGACCGAATCGAACACCGCCCTCCTTAATgagatttaatattatttttacttacTGCACTTACGCCTTTTTTAATCGATTGTAATAGTAATTTATTACCGATTTATAATTTGGTAAAATATTTTGTGCTaagagttaaattatattttatctttttacttttaaaatagataaattaattccTATACATTAGATAAATAGTTTTTTGTTAAAAGTTTCATTAAgttttattgttaaaaactagTATGGTGACAAAATAATCGACGGTATAATGATTTgttttaataatagaaatagaTAGAATTTTTAGCGAAGGATCGATTtgctttttaatttaatatacaaaGATTAATTTGCTCATGttttgaataaatagaacaaaATACAATCGACTCTTAATACAAAGGCTTTTATAGtactaattaaaatatattatgctGAGGATTTGACCCATATAAATTACTTTTTTTTAGAATatgtgaatttgatgtaattttactatttgtaattatatttatatatattggtTGGTTGGTTGATTTATTTCTCGTTAATTATTAATCAATAAGGATTTACggaaaattaattgaattatttaaaatttaattgcaCTAATATAATAAGTCACATGATAACTTATGTGTACTTTATTACATAtgtgataatttttttaaaaaattatgaacTTCTTTTGAAGCTAGTTCaatgtttaatatatatatatattaaaaatttcgtGAAGTATAAGTGGATTATTCCTGAATTACCGCATTAATATTGGTAAAATTTTAACAAGATAATCATGTTTCGTgtaaaaattactatttaattaattttaaaagttaaaggaTCAAGAAAAGAATTTAGgtcaaattagaaaaaaaacaCACGTAGTAGTAAAAgttaaaattatcattatactTGATTAATAGTGAAATAATGAAAGTAGATTATTCATTTGTTTACATTTAAGactatttatgtaattttattaaaaataataagaaaagaaaGCATAAGAAAGTTTTAATTGACCTAACttcaaatttgatatttaaaattgGAGTCAAATGAGAGAAAAGGAAATAAGGAAAAAGAGATGAAAAAGAAATGAGAAGAATGTGGCGTGTAGTGTTTGCTTTAACGGTGTACATCATTACACGAAATCTCCACCTTTCCTTTTCCGTTTATCCTACAATCCAAAGCAACACAGCACAAATCTTTTTCTGTTTTTTTGATACAAAAGCAACGCAACCTTCCTTCTCACACTTTCAGGTTTGTGTGACTAACGCTGtccaattttaaaataataatcacaatttaaaataaaatatcaaattcGAATATTATAATTTGGaagcattttttaaaaaattgacccATTCGTATCATCTTTCATTCTTCAATCGGCTCAGTCTCATAAATAgtttatttttaacatttattGGTAAATTAATCCGGATAAAAAGTGTAATAATGTggcattaataattaaaattaaaaatatacggttatatttaaaataaaataaaataaaaagagtaaGAAATATGGAGGGTAAAAGGCAAATACTCTtgtggcttttaaataaaaagctattaagaataaatttataaaatggtttttaatagtagaaaataCGAATGAAAACTTGAGTAGTGTAATACCAAGATATATTAAGAAGCAGTTAGAATAAGGTATTTcatcattatattaatttaaaagaataataaaaaaaaaaaacctattttGTCTATGCCTCTAATAACATGAGTATCACTAATCACCTTCCAAGGTGGCCAACAAGCTTTACTGTCTTCAATTCAGCCATGTATTACTTAATTTCTCTATCATCAAACCTTTTCATTGATTTAAACGTCAACAAGCTCAACTACTCTCCTTCTCTATTTTCTTCAAGAATTGCACAACACTTAATTTAATCTTCAAATTCTATTTATCTCAAATCAACTCAAACCattagttttatattttaatttaaaagaaattcagctctttaaaattaaaaattatttgttgaagtactttaaaattttaaattaatatagataaaattatactttcacctttttaaaaattataaaatttgatttaattcttattaaaatggtgaaattattttttaaatattgtaAAATAATTTCAACTTCCTTCAACAAAAATCACTCATAAAATgcataaatataatttttcaaggaagcataaatatttttattattatattttttattttaggttttgatttttttataatcTTATTGATATTTAATTCATtcataatatcaaattcatctaaaatttataatttataaatataaagattatattggtaaaattttcatgaaggtccttatattaaaagttaaattatattttgttctctctactaaaaaatagatgaattaattatatatgttaaattaaggagtaaactaatcattttgttaaaaatttatttatttttacttttaaatctTGACATAATTGATGAATTAACCAAGTAGTATATGGCATATCGCGTATACCTTATATTAATATATGGGAGCTCATTATTTTGAttgtataaattaataaaattttaaataaaatgaccAGTTTAATCCTTACTAAAATACTATCTAACCCTTAATTCAAgtgattccaaaaatataagtaGTTTCATCACGAGTATTAATATTTATAACTTTGTATCGATATGATTACtttgaatttttaaaacattCCATTTTTATGGTATCCATATTTTGATCCCGATAATGGATATAAGGAATATAAATATATGATaaagatataaaaataaaatcaaatatcacccctcaatgaaaaaggaaaaagaaaaaagaaaatcaaaactaCCATTCCTCGTTTAAGTTAAAGTGAGACTGTCAGTTACCCCATTCTTTTCTTGGAAAAAAAGTTTGTCAGTCTCACTATATATTCCCATTTCCCTTGCTACTTTCTCCTCACTTCTCTCTCTAAAAGAAAAGAAGCGGAAAAACCAAAAAAATGGCGAAACCCCAACTTTTATTTCTATATTCCTTTTCCCTTCTCTGTCTCATATCTTTTTCCGCCGCCGATTCCTCCATCATAGACGACTTACGTCTAGCCGGTTCCAGTTTCCCGTCGGTTCATGCAAAGAAGCTGATTAGGGAGTTGAATTTGTTTCCTAAAGGGGAAGTTAATGTCGTTGACGAACATCGGGTTTCGTTGCCGGAGGGTCCCAAACTGGTGGAGAAGCGGTTCAAGTTCCCAACTTTGGAAGTGCCCGGTGGAGTTTCCGTTGAGGATTTGGGTCACTATGCTGGGTATTACAAGCTTCCTAACTCTCATGATGCCaggtaaaagaagaagaagaaataccatttctttaatttggGTCATTTTCTTAGTGTCTTTCTGTTTCATTGGGTGGGGGGTTCGGAGGCCGTTGAGTTCTAGTTATTTTGGTATCTTaattagtgaactcaatgaagtgCACGATCACAATGTTTTCCAGTTTTCAGCTCCCTTCTGATGTTGctaattaaactttaaaacagCACATGCATTCTTTATTTAATGTTCTATTATCGGTTTATACTTTATCCAGtcaatgactttttttttttattattagttaAAGAGGAAAATATTAGGTAGGATTTGGGAACTTTGATTTCAAAAGATGGATCTGGATTTTTGAAAATAATGTGTCTGATAAAACACATAAACATAACACCCatgattatttctcaaattcatGGAGTTTTTAGATGCTTATTTAGTGACAAGTTTGAAGTTCTTTTAGATATTTGGCGATTTTAAGTTCCAAGTTTTTATACCTTtcaaatatattatcatattgaatctcaattattttatttatgcTGATCTTTCTCATAAATGTATATAGCAAATGACATCCAAATCCAAATCTTCAATTTCATCTTCCTAATCATAGCATTAATTAACTACCTTTGTAGTGCGTTAACATCTTGTTTTTGACAGAATGTTCTACTTCTTCTTCGAATCACGCAATCGCAAAAAGGACCCTGTTGTAATCTGGTTGACTGGAGGGCCAGGTTGTAGCAGTGAATTGGCTTTGTTTTATGAAAATGGCCCTTTCACAATTGCTGATAACATGTCTCTTGTTTGGAATGAGTATGGTTGGGACAAGGTACTTTTCTTCTTGATATTTTTCCCTCTCTAGCATTTGGTATTTGCGCAATTAATGATTAGTTTCTAATCTTTCTGATATTAACGTAATATTAAAAAGCTTTAACTTCGAGATACTAATGAGTGATGAACCTTTTTTTTTCCCTTATTTCTCCTATTTACCATTTTGTATTGCAGGCTTCTAACCTTCTGTATGTGGACCAACCTATTGGTACTGGCTTTAGTTACAGTTCTGACCGAAGGGACATTCGTCATAATGAAGATGAAGTTAGCAATGACCTATATGATTTCTTGCAGGTGTCTATTTATCTTGGAATATGATTGTAGCTTAAGTGTTAGCTATCTACTGAATTATTTATAGTCAATAGTGTGAAAATTTGTTGTTTTGACTgggctttttctttcttttattatgtTAGGCATTCTTTGCAGAGCACCCTGAGTTTGCAAAGAACGACTTTTTTATAACTGGAGAATCATATGCTGGGCATTACATTCCAGCTTTTGCTGCTCGAGTCCACCGTGGAAACAAAGCCAAGGAGGGAATTCATATAAATCTAAAGGCGTGTTACTAATTATATGATCTTTTACATGTTACTTTCTAATTTCTTGAAGCTACAACTTGTATGGAATTATTTCTTTTTGCTTACTTCAACTTCAAAGTGGTTAACAGGGATTTGCTATTGGTAATGGCCTGACTGACCCTGCAATCCAGTATAAAGCTTACACAGATTATGCTTTGGACATGGGGGTAATTAAAAAGTCTGACTATGATCGTATCAACAAGCTGGTCCCAGTTTGTGAAATGGCAATAAAGCTTTGCGGTAATTTTGCATCTGAAATTGCTTTGTCTTGCCTATAACTGTATAACATTCTCTAATCTTAGCCCTGTTGTTTCAAACTTATAGCTTGGATATAGCGGTTGATGGTTTGTTAACGGTTTTTCAACTTTTTATTCTAACTTATGAATATATATCTCAGCTTAAACCATTGCTGCTTATCTCCTGAACGCTTTTTCCTTTTTGGAAATGAAAAAATTTTCAGGCACTGACGGTACAATCTCTTGCATGGCTTCATATTTTGTCTGCAATAACATATTCAATGGCATCATGGCACTTGCTGGCGATACAAATGTAAGAGACATGAATTtccttttttaaaatttgatttgcTGTCTTGATTGGGGAGGAGGCAAGAACCATGGCTTGTCATCTTTTTTACAATATTATTTTATTCAGTTATTTGCTTTGCTCAGGTGGCACATAAAAATTACCTTTTAATACTTGGAAACACATTGATATTATGGAATATCTGCATATATGGTTTGTGCTCACTCTTGTCTTGGTTATAATTCTTGAAAAGTAGATCATGCTTCATTTCCTAGCAGTATTGAACTATCTTTTGTATAAAATGTCTGGAGAAATGTTTTTCTGTAAACAATGGAATTTGCCTGATGGGAAAAGAAAAACAAGAGAACAGTTTTATTAGTGATAGAGTAGGGCCTGATATTGATCTTTATGTCATTGATGTTATTCTTTTctctaaatttccatggaaagGATACCTCAGCAATTCTTCCCATTGTTAAACAAACCTATTATGAGCTGCTGATGTGATTCTTTGAAAGAAATTTGAGATGCACTAATCTTTTCCATCTGCAGTACTATGACGTTAGAAAGAAATGTGAAGGGAGCCTTTGCTATGACTTCTCAAACATGGAGTCATTTCTGAACAAGAAATCTGTTAGGGATGCCCTTGGTGTTGGGAACATAGATTTCGTGTCCTGCAGCCCTACTGTGTATCAGGCCATGCTGGTTGACTGGATGAGGAATCTCGAAGTTGGCATTCCTGTTCTCCTCGAGGACGGAATCAAGCTTCTCGTGTATGCTGGGGAATATGATCTTATCTGCAACTGGCTTGGTAAGTATTTTCTGTTTCATGTTCTAGGGGTAAGAGCATGTCTACGTTATTTGGATTCAGGTCGAAATGTTAGATATGAGTGTCTCATATGACTATTTTTTCCACAAGTTTTTTCGCGTATTTGAAAGGTCTTTGAAAGGTCATATCCTCATAACTGTACGTTATTTGTATGGATTGGATATGAGTGTCAAACATAATTATTTCAAGAAAAACGAAGAGTTAGAGCAACACAGGAGCATATTATCGAACTAATAATTACTTGGTGATTTATAGTTGGCCATATTAATGTGCTTTAACAGGCAATTCAAGATGGGTTCATGCAATGGAATGGTCTGGTCAGAAGGAGTTTGTAGCATCTCCTGAGGTTCCTTTCATAGTAGACGGTGCAGAAGCCGGAGTCTTGAAAACTCATGGAGCTCTTGGTTTCCTTAAGGTCATCTCTCTACCAACCTATCTATTTAATCTATAGTTATTTCAATTAACTTTACAGTGGTTCTGATATAACTACATGATATTCAAACAGGTTCATGACGCGGGTCATATGGTTCCTATGGACCAGCCCAAGGCAGCATTGGAGATGCTGAAAAGGTGGACCAAGGGTACACTATCCGACGCCAGTGATTCAGAGAAACTGGTTGCCGAGATGTGAGTTCCATTACTTCAGTGCCAGAATCAAATCTTGTTAGCCTTTATAATGGGAATAAGCATAGCGTAAAATATCTGGACTTTCTGCATAGTTTCTTTGAGTACCTGTAAATATTTCCATGGGGATGCAATAGAATCCTTGTCttcatgtttatgttgttgtTGTTATTTTTTTTACCTTGAAAAGAACATTACCTACTGATATGAATCAAAGAACTTTTGTTGATAATAAATTTGGATACAAATTCGGATTTGGGTATGAATTAGGATATCTAAAATtactttatttttgaaaatttttatatttaagataTTTAACAAATTCGATTTCCAATAAATAATACATTTAATTTGGGTTcagtaatatttaaatttaaatttaatgtgaataataaatagaTTCAGATTTTAAATGAGTTGTTACTATCTGCCCCCGCCGGTAATCTGAGCCACTAAAGGCTGATGTATAAACCTTGACACAGCTCTTACTGGTCACAGTGGAACAATGGTAATGAAATTGGCAGAACATGCAACAACGAACTTTGTAGGATATAGTTGGCCCTGTTCACTGCTTTTGATTGAGTTAATGTTATGCTTTTGATTGAATATTAACTtagttaaaaaaatgaaaatattttattttataaagtaa is part of the Gossypium arboreum isolate Shixiya-1 chromosome 5, ASM2569848v2, whole genome shotgun sequence genome and harbors:
- the LOC108453285 gene encoding serine carboxypeptidase-like, translating into MAKPQLLFLYSFSLLCLISFSAADSSIIDDLRLAGSSFPSVHAKKLIRELNLFPKGEVNVVDEHRVSLPEGPKLVEKRFKFPTLEVPGGVSVEDLGHYAGYYKLPNSHDARMFYFFFESRNRKKDPVVIWLTGGPGCSSELALFYENGPFTIADNMSLVWNEYGWDKASNLLYVDQPIGTGFSYSSDRRDIRHNEDEVSNDLYDFLQAFFAEHPEFAKNDFFITGESYAGHYIPAFAARVHRGNKAKEGIHINLKGFAIGNGLTDPAIQYKAYTDYALDMGVIKKSDYDRINKLVPVCEMAIKLCGTDGTISCMASYFVCNNIFNGIMALAGDTNYYDVRKKCEGSLCYDFSNMESFLNKKSVRDALGVGNIDFVSCSPTVYQAMLVDWMRNLEVGIPVLLEDGIKLLVYAGEYDLICNWLGNSRWVHAMEWSGQKEFVASPEVPFIVDGAEAGVLKTHGALGFLKVHDAGHMVPMDQPKAALEMLKRWTKGTLSDASDSEKLVAEM